GCAGCTCGCCAACCTCACGCAGATCATCGGAAGCCACTTCGACGATCCGGCGCTGCAGCGAGGCGTGGCGTTTCCCGCGTGGGAGGATCTCTTCGGATACCTCACGGACCGCGCGGACGGGAACTCGTTCCTCCTGGTGCTCGACGAGTTCCCGTACCTCGCCGGTGCGGCGCCGGCGCTGCCGTCGATCGTACAGAGCCTGTGGGACCACGACTGGCAGCGGACCCGTCTGAAGCTGGTGCTGAGCGGCAGCTTCATCAGCGCCATGAACCGCCTCGAGCAGATCGATCAGCCGCTCTACGGACGGCGCACCGCCAAGCTGCTCATCGGTGCGTTCGGGTTTGCCGACGCGGCGCGGTTCATTCCCGGTTATTCGATCCGCGACCAGCTCCTCGCGTACGGCCTCTTCGGCCATCTCCCGGGGCACCTGGCGCTGATCGACCCCGCGCGTTCCCTGGCCGAGAACGTCGCGGAAACGATGCTGACGCCCACCGGACGCCTGGCGGACGAGGCGCAGCACATGCTCGACGCGTTCGCGTCCGACGCCCACGTGCACTACTCCATCATCGCCGCGATCGCGGCCGGGGAGCAGACGTGGAGCGGCATCACCAAGCGCGTCGGCCGGTCCGGAGGGGCGCTCCTGCGGCCGCTGCAGTGGCTCGAGGAGATGCAGGTGATCGCCCGCGTGGCACCGGTGACGGAGTCGAATCCGCAGCGCTCGAAGCGGACGCTGTATCGCATCGTCGATCCGTACACCGCGTTCTGGCACCGGACGGTGGCGCGGCTGGTCAACGCGGGAAGCATCGGGCTGGCGGAGCCGGCGAGGCTCTGGGAAGAGGCGGTCGCGCCGGTCCTGGACGACTACATGGGCCCGGTGTTCGAGGAGATCTGCAGGGATTTCGTGCGCCGCACCGACCGCCTGCCGTTCCGCCCCCTCCGCGTGGGCGAGTGGTGGGCCGCCACCTCCGACGACCAGGTGGACATCGTCGCCCTGGGCGGCAAGGGCCGGTTGCTCGTCTGCGAGTGCAAGTGGGGGCGAGTGACGGGATCGCACCTGGCGTCGCTGAGGCGGCGCGCGCAGGCGGTGGCGGCCGAGCTGGGCGGCGTGGTGCAGCTTCACACCGCGCTGTTCACGGCCCGCGGCGATGCGGATGACGATGTGCGGCGTGAGGCTGCGTCCGGTGCGACCCTGCTCTTTTCGGGCGAGGACCTTCGCAGCCCGATGACGAAGGCCTCGACGAGCTGACTCGCAATAACCAAAGTTCCACTGATGGAACTTCCACTAGTGGAACTTTGCGTATCTTATTGAATGGCTTGAGATTTCCGTTTCGGCAGGGTCCTACGGCTCCTCGCCGGGGGGCATGGCGGGCTGGCGGGGCGGTTTGAGGAGCGTGGCGGCGGCCTCGCGGACGCCGTGGCCTTCGACGGCGGTGACCTCGAAGCGCACGTCGTCGTACTCCACCACGTCGCCAACCGCCGGAGGGCGGCCCAACAGGTCGAGCACCAGGCCGCTGACGCTGTCGACCTCCTCGTGCTCCAGCACCACGCCCAGGAACTCGCCCACCTCCTCCACGCGCACCG
This sequence is a window from Longimicrobium sp.. Protein-coding genes within it:
- a CDS encoding ATP-binding protein; translation: METRKPSELFDREAEWRTLESLWSKPRPDLIFAVGRRRVGKSFLLTRFAEQVGGIYYQATRRTEAEQLANLTQIIGSHFDDPALQRGVAFPAWEDLFGYLTDRADGNSFLLVLDEFPYLAGAAPALPSIVQSLWDHDWQRTRLKLVLSGSFISAMNRLEQIDQPLYGRRTAKLLIGAFGFADAARFIPGYSIRDQLLAYGLFGHLPGHLALIDPARSLAENVAETMLTPTGRLADEAQHMLDAFASDAHVHYSIIAAIAAGEQTWSGITKRVGRSGGALLRPLQWLEEMQVIARVAPVTESNPQRSKRTLYRIVDPYTAFWHRTVARLVNAGSIGLAEPARLWEEAVAPVLDDYMGPVFEEICRDFVRRTDRLPFRPLRVGEWWAATSDDQVDIVALGGKGRLLVCECKWGRVTGSHLASLRRRAQAVAAELGGVVQLHTALFTARGDADDDVRREAASGATLLFSGEDLRSPMTKASTS